The proteins below are encoded in one region of Drosophila santomea strain STO CAGO 1482 chromosome 2R, Prin_Dsan_1.1, whole genome shotgun sequence:
- the LOC120444759 gene encoding exostosin-2: MTKIKNLLSFVTQSRAISHTNPREQILNCLTYGLLVIVALCAGFLLWDLSSSPRDGFFHGKRDSHTLILDLEHIQEVAVNAEAEQRARNVNCTFWDCLNIYKCEHDRLKVYIYPLQEFVDEQSDKTATTLSSEYFQILEAVLKSRYYTSNPNEACLFLPSLDLLNQNVFDKHLAGAALASLDFWDRGANHIIFNMLPGGAPSYNTVLDVNTDNAIIFGGGFDSWSYRPGFDVAIPVWSPRLVRQHAHATAQRKFLLVVAQLNILPRFLRTLKEVSLANSDQLLLLGACESWDLTMRCPLSQHHKSLEYPRLLSRGKFCLLGRSLRMGQPDLVEIMSQHCIPVIAVDNYVLPFEDVIDWSLASVRIRENEVHSVMQKLKAISSVKIVEMQKQVQWLFSKYFKDLKTVTLTALEVLESRIFPLRARSSRQWNTIDTNARSTFNPLFLPSLAPKSQGFTAVILTYDRVESLFLLIQKLAVVPSLQSILVIWNNQKKSPPHLSTFPSISKPLKIRQTKENKLSNRFYPYPEIETEAILTIDDDIIMLTTDELDFGYEVWREFPDHIVGFPSRIHVWENVTMRWHYESEWTNQISMVLTGAAFHHKYWSHMYTHAMPGDIKDWVDEHMNCEDIAMNFLVANITNNPPIKVTPRKKFKCPECTNTEMLSADLNHMRERSACIDRFSKIYGRMPLRTVEFRADPVLFRDNFPDKLKRYNDIGSL; the protein is encoded by the exons atgaCGAAAATAAAGAATCTGCTGAGTTTTGTGACCCAGTCACGGGCCATATCGCACACCAATCCCCGGGAACAGATTCTTAACTGCCTGACATACGGGCTTCTGGTGATTGTGGCCCTCTGCGCGGGTTTCCTGCTGTGGGACCTGTCCAGCAGCCCGCGAGATGGATTCTTCCACGGGAAGAGGGACTCGCACACGCTTATCCTCGACCTGGAACACATCCAGGAGGTCGCCGTGAATGCTGAGGCCGAACAGCGGGCCCGGAATGTCAACTGCACCTTCTGGGACTGCCTGAACATCTACAAATGCGAGCACGACCGCCTAAAGGTCTATATCTATCCGCTGCAGGAGTTTGTTGACGAGCAGAGCGACAAAACGGCCACCACCCTGTCCAGCGAGTACTTCCAGATACTGGAGGCGGTGCTCAAGAGTCGCTACTACACGTCCAATCCGAACGAGGCGTGCCTCTTTCTGCCCAGCTTGGATCTGTTGAACCAGAATGTCTTCGACAAGCACTTGGCCGGTGCTGCCTTGGCTTCCCTGGACTTCTGGGATCGTGGAGCCAACCACATCATCTTTAACATGCTGCCTGGCGGAGCTCCATCCTATAACACTGTGCTGGACGTGAATACGGATAATGCCATCATTTTTGGCGGTGGCTTTGATTCTTGGTCTTATCGGCCGGGCTTTGATGTCGCCATTCCGGTGTGGAGTCCACGTTTGGTGCGGCAACATGCACATGCGACGGCCCAAAGGAAGTTCCTTTTGGTAGTAGCGCAGCTAAACATACTTCCGCGCTTTCTGAGGACTCTAAAGGAGGTATCTCTGGCCAACAGCGATCAGTTACTTCTTTTGGGAGCCTGCGAGAGCTGGGATCTCACAATGCGCTGCCCTTTGTCGCAGCACCACAAATCACTGGAGTATCCTCGGCTGCTGTCTCGCGGTAAATTTTGCCTGCTAGGTCGTAGTCTTCGCATGGGTCAACCCGATCTGGTGGAGATTATGTCTCAGCACTGTATTCCCGTCATTGCCGTGGACAACTATGTGCTACCCTTCGAAGACGTGATTGATTGGTCTCTGGCATCCGTTCGTATACGCGAAAACGAAGTGCATTCCGTAATGCAAAAGCTAAAAGCAATATCGAGTGTTAAGATAGTTGAAATGCAGAAGCAAGTGCAGTGGTTGTTTTCCAAGTACTTTAAGGATCTGAAGACTGTGACCCTAACTGCTCTTGAAGTGCTGGAGAGTCGGATCTTCCCACTACGAGCCCGTAGCAGTCGCCAGTGGAATACCATTGATACTAACGCACGTTCCACTTTCAATCCCCTTTTCCTGCCATCGCTGGCACCAAAGTCACAGGGTTTCACCGCCGTCATTCTCACCTACGACCGCGTGGAGAGTCTATTCCTGCTGATTCAGAAGCTTGCGGTGGTGCCGTCATTGCAAAGCATTTTAGTGATTTGGAATAATCAGAAAAAGTCTCCGCCACACC taTCCACCTTTCCATCTATATCGAAGCCCCTGAAAATTCGGCAAACCAAGGAGAACAAGCTATCCAATCGATTCTATCCATATCCAGAAATCGAAACGGAAGCTATTTTAACCATAGACGATGACATCATAATGCTGACCACTGATGAGTTGGATTTTGG CTATGAAGTTTGGCGAGAGTTTCCCGATCACATTGTGGGCTTTCCCAGTCGAATTCATGTTTGGGAAAATGTTACAATGCGCTGGCACTACGAATCGGAGTGGACGAATCAGATATCAATGGTTCTTACAGGCGCTGCTTTCCATCACAAGTACTGGAGTCACATGTATACACACGCCATGCCGGGGGATATAAAGGATTGGGTGGATGAGCACATGAACTGCGAAGACATTGCCATGAACTTCCTGGTGGCCAACATTACCAACAATCCTCCGATTAAGGTTACTCCTCGAAAGAAGTTTAAGTGCCCGGAGTGCACCAATACGGAAATGCTTTCCGCCGATCTGAATCACATGCGCGAACGTTCAGCTTGCATTGATCGCTTCTCCAAAATCTACGGCCGCATGCCCCTCCGCACGGTGGAGTTCAGAGCGGACCCTGTGTTGTTCAGGGACAATTTCCCGGACAAGTTGAAGCGCTACAATGACATTGGTAGCTTATAA
- the LOC120444758 gene encoding cysteine--tRNA ligase, cytoplasmic, giving the protein MSKRGQPAWQAPKAADRPKLKLFNSLTRQKEDFVPLDGNNVTWYSCGPTVYDASHMGHARSYISFDILRRILSDYFGYNIHYVMNITDIDDKIIRRARQNHLFEAYAAEAQKLPLDELLGQQKQVLQRFQDTCAKNTDPDKKIMLDKTLQRMNDAVEALTKAVNKGVEPEISEKRLLYLNEAKDPISDWLDSLKGAQINDNAVFEALPRYWEDQFHNDMKSLNILPPDVLTRVSEYVPQIVTFIQKIIDNGLAYAANNSVYFDVNGFDKRDKHHYAKLVPEAYGDTKSLQEGEGDLSVAEDRLSEKRSANDFALWKASKAGEPWWDSPWGKGRPGWHIECSAMASDIFGPTFDIHTGGVDLKFPHHDNELAQSEAAFNESEWVKYFLHTGHLTIAGCKMSKSLKNFVTIQEALKKHSATQLRLAFLLHSWKDTLDYSENTMEMATQYEKFLNEFFLNVKDLTRHVLSEEPRRQFDAWTEVEAALQKKFSNSQVQVHAALCDNIDTRSALDAIRELVSASNVYIRDNKTRLNSLLLRNVATYITDLLHVFGAIAGPRGGIGFPVSGGSGAQAAGADLETTVLPYVQSLAEFRNLVREQAKTLKAFDILKLCDDLRDNVLPNLGVRLEDKDGGKYAVKLVDRDSLLREREAKLAAEAEKAAEKERKKQAAAEAAAAKEAQRRVNPKEMFLAETEKYSAFDENGLPTLDKDGKEVSKGQIKKLQKLQQQQEQRYKEYLASIKEA; this is encoded by the exons ATGTCGAAACGTGGGCAACCGGCGTGGCAAGCTCCCAAGGCGGCGGATCGGCCGAAGCTGAAGCTGTTCAACAGCCTCACGCGGCAAAAGGAGGACTTCGTGCCGCTGGACGGAAACAATGTAACGTGGTATAGCTGCGGACCCACCGTCTACGATGCCTCCCACATGGGGCATGCCAG ATCTTACATTTCCTTCGACATTCTGCGGCGCATTCTGTCCGACTACTTTGGCTACAACATCCACTATGTGATGAACATTACGGACATCGACGACAAGATCATAAGGCGCGCGCGGCAGAATCATCTCTTCGAGGCGTACGCTGCTGAGGCGCAGAAGCTGCCCCTGGATGAGCTGCTGGGTCAGCAGAAGCAGGTGCTGCAGCGGTTTCAGGATACATGCGCCAAGAATACAGATCCCGATAAGAAGATTATGCTCGACAAGACACTGCAGCGCATGAACGATGCCGTGGAGGCACTGACCAAGGCGGTTAACAAGGGCGTGGAGCCTGAGATCTCCGAGAAGCGGCTGCTCTACCTAAACGAAGCCAAGGACCCAATCTCCGACTGGTTGGACTCGCTAAAGGGCGCGCAGATCAATGATAATGCAGTATTTGAGGCACTGCCACGCTACTGGGAAGACCAGTTCCACAACGACATGAAATCGCTGAAT ATTCTCCCGCCAGATGTTTTAACTCGCGTTTCGGAGTACGTGCCACAAATCGTCACCTTCATACAAAAGATTATCGACAACGGTTTGGCCTATGCAGCCAACAACTCCGTTTACTTTGATGTAAATGGCTTCGACAAGAGGGATAAGCATCATTATGCCAAGCTGGTGCCAGAAGCATATGGCGACACCAAGTCCCTTCAGGAAGGAGAAGGCGATCTGTCCGTCGCAGAGGATCGCCTTTCCGAGAAGCGTTCTGCAAATGATTTCGCATTGTGGAAGGCAAGCAAGGCCGGCGAACCCTGGTGGGATAGCCCTTGGGGCAAGGGTCGTCCAGGCTGGCACATTGAGTGCTCGGCCATGGCCTCGGATATCTTTGGGCCCACGTTTGATATACACACTGGCGGTGTGGACTTAAAGTTCCCCCATCACGACAACGAGCTGGCCCAATCGGAGGCCGCTTTTAACGAGTCGGAGTGGGTTAAGTACTTCCTGCACACGGGTCACCTCACCATCGCTGGCTGCAAGATGTCCAAGTCGCTGAAAAACTTTGTCACTATCCAGGAGGCTCTCAAGAAGCACTCTGCCACCCAGCTGCGACTGGCGTTCCTGCTGCACTCGTGGAAAGATACTCTCGACTACTCAGAAAACACCATGGAAATGGCCACCCAATACGAGAAGTTCCTCAAT GAGTTCTTCCTGAATGTCAAGGATCTGACGCGGCATGTGCTCTCCGAAGAGCCCCGCCGGCAGTTTGATGCCTGGACAGAAGTTGAGGCCGCTTTGCAGAAGAAATTCTCCAATTCTCAGGTCCAAGTACATGCTGCTTTGTGTG ACAACATTGATACGCGCAGCGCCCTTGACGCCATTCGGGAACTGGTGTCCGCATCCAATGTCTACATTCGCGACAATAAGACTAGACTCAACAGTCTGCTGCTCCGAAACGTGGCCACATATATTACGGATCTGTTGCACGTGTTTGGCGCAATTGCTGGTCCACGCGGTGGCATTGGCTTCCCCGTCAGTGGTGGCTCGGGAGCACAGGCTGCCGGCGCGGATCTAGAGACTACGGTTTTGCCTTACGTTCAATCGCTAGCCGAATTCCGTAACTTGGTGCGTGAGCAAGCTAAAACCCTGAAGGCCTTTGACATCCTGAAGCTCTGTGATGATCTGCGCGACAATGTGCTGCCGAATTTGGGTGTGCGACTGGAGGATAAGGATGGTGGCAAGTATGCCGTTAAGCTGGTCGACCGCGACTCACTTTTGCGAGAACGGGAGGCTAAGCTGGCCGCCGAAGCGGAGAAGGCTGCTGAAAAGGAGCGCAAGAAGCAGGCGGCTGCGGAGGCTGCTGCGGCCAAAGAAGCCCAGCGACGAGTGAATCCCAAGGAAATGTTTCTTGCCGAAACCGAAAAGTACTCAGCATTCGACGAAAAC GGCCTTCCCACTCTCGATAAGGATGGCAAAGAAGTCAGCAAAGGACAGATCAAGAAGCTGCAGAAGcttcaacagcagcaggaacagcgTTACAAAGAGTATTTGGCATCAATTAAAGAAGCGTAA
- the LOC120447250 gene encoding DNA-binding protein SMUBP-2, with product MADDPNKPSTSSKTEDAPLFPPAKPGKRVDYGTNNTLELLERIPSQVVDLKLDEVLTAVKEVDKLCDYPRCKTKTSLMGQDCQHCRKRFCFKHGLPEVHGCGEEIKRDERKKFLHPKPAKTIRQEEDVKNAKKRLDAKLKEMQLGRTQKATGGGSKKKNGK from the exons ATGGCAG ACGATCCAAACAAACCCTCTACCTCGTCGAAAACTGAAGATGCTCCCCTGTTCCCGCCCGCGAAACCTGGAAAACGAGTTGACTATGGGACAAACAACACATTGGAGCTGCTGGAGCGAATTCCCAGCCAGGTAGTGGATCTCAAGCTGGACGAGGTGCTGACAGCCGTCAAGGAAGTGGATAAACTCTGCGACTATCCGCGGTGCAAGACCAAAACCAGCCTGATGGGCCAGGACTGCCAGCATTGCAGGAAGAGATTCTGCTTCAAGCACGGACTGCCAGAGGTGCACGGTTGTGGCGAGGAGATCAAGCGGGACGAGCGCAAGAAGTTCCTGCATCCCAAGCCGGCGAAAACCATCAGACAGGAGGAGGATGTGAAGAATGCGAAAAAGCGTCTGGATGCAAAGCTAAAGGAAATGCAGTTGGGACGCACTCAAAAGGCCACCGGAGGAGGTTCCAAAAAAAAGAACGGAAAATAG
- the LOC120447249 gene encoding aspartate aminotransferase, cytoplasmic isoform X2, with product MSIYADVPKGPAIEVFALTQAFKDDSNPSKVNLSVGAYRTDAGVPWVLPVVRKTEISIASDEAVNHEYLPVTGLETFTSAATELVLGADSPAIKENRAFGVQTISGTGALRVAADFLHIHLNRNVVYYSNPTWENHHKIFSDAGFTTLKSYRYWDQNKRQLDFKNMVADLNEAPPGAVIILHACAHNPTGIDPTQEQWTELADLLEKKKLFPLFDSAYQGFASGDPDRDAWAVRYFVQRGFELFTCQSFAKNFGLYCERAGNLTVVQKCAGTKAAIHSQLTWIVRGQYSNPPAYGARIVSKVLNTPELRKEWMASIQTMSSRIRQMRTALRDKLVALGTPGNWDHIVNQIGMFSYTGLNESQVRVLIDEYHIYLLKTGRINMCGLNTGNIEYVAKAIHAAVTGAGSNAACPCDNKL from the exons ATGTCCATCTACGCCGACGTTCCAAAAGGACCCGCCATCGAGGTATTCGCCCTCACACAGGCCTTCAAGGACGACAGCAATCCCAGCAAGGTCAATTTGTCGGTGGGCG CTTACAGGACAGATGCTGGAGTTCCTTGGGTCTTGCCTGTGGTGCGCAAGACCGAAATCAGCATTGCCAGCGATGAGGCTGTCAACCACGAGTATTTGCCAGTGACTG GACTTGAGACGTTCACCAGTGCGGCCACGGAATTGGTTCTGGGTGCTGATTCCCCGGCCATCAAGGAGAATCGC GCCTTTGGAGTGCAGACCATTTCGGGCACGGGTGCCCTGCGTGTTGCCGCCGATTTTCTGCACATACATCTGAATCGCAATGTGGTTTACTACTCGAACCCCACATGGGAGAATCACCACAAGATCTTTTCCGATGCCGGCTTCACGACCCTGAAATCGTACCGCTACTGGGACCAAAACAAGCGCCAGTTGGACTTCAAAAACATGGTCGCCGATCTGAACGAGGCTCCGCCCGGCGCTGTGATCATTCTGCACGCCTGTGCCCACAATCCCACCGGCATTGATCCCACCCAGGAGCAGTGGACCGAGCTGGCCGATCTGCTGGAGAAGAAGAAGTTGTTCCCGCTGTTCGATTCGGCTTATCAGGGCTTTGCCAGCGGTGATCCTGATCGCGATGCCTGGGCCGTTCGGTACTTCGTGCAGCGTGGCTTTGAGCTCTTCACCTGCCAGTCGTTCGCCAAGAACTTTGGCCTCTACTGCGAACGTGCCGGCAACCTGACGGTGGTGCAAAAGTGTGCCGGTACCAAGGCAGCGATTCACTCCCAGCTGACGTGGATCGTTCGTGGTCAGTACTCGAATCCGCCCGCGTACGGCGCTCGCATCGTTTCCAAGGTCCTGAACACACCGGAGCTGCGCAAGGAGTGGATGGCCTCCATTCAGACCATGTCGAGCCGCATCCGCCAGATGCGTACCGCACTGCGGGACAAGCTGGTCGCCTTGGGCACACCCGGCAACTGGGACCACATTGTCAACCAGATCGGCATGTTCTCCTACACCGGTCTCAACGAAAGCCAGGTACGCGTGCTGATCGACGAGTACCACATTTATCTGCTGAAGACGGGTCGCATCAACATGTGTGGCCTGAATACGGGCAACATTGAGTATGTGGCCAAGGCGATCCATGCCGCGGTCACCGGGGCAGGATCCAACGCTGCCTGTCCTTGCGACAACAAATTGTAA
- the LOC120447249 gene encoding aspartate aminotransferase, cytoplasmic isoform X1 gives MSMLLVLRRLNIPAVVQHLQQSAMSIYADVPKGPAIEVFALTQAFKDDSNPSKVNLSVGAYRTDAGVPWVLPVVRKTEISIASDEAVNHEYLPVTGLETFTSAATELVLGADSPAIKENRAFGVQTISGTGALRVAADFLHIHLNRNVVYYSNPTWENHHKIFSDAGFTTLKSYRYWDQNKRQLDFKNMVADLNEAPPGAVIILHACAHNPTGIDPTQEQWTELADLLEKKKLFPLFDSAYQGFASGDPDRDAWAVRYFVQRGFELFTCQSFAKNFGLYCERAGNLTVVQKCAGTKAAIHSQLTWIVRGQYSNPPAYGARIVSKVLNTPELRKEWMASIQTMSSRIRQMRTALRDKLVALGTPGNWDHIVNQIGMFSYTGLNESQVRVLIDEYHIYLLKTGRINMCGLNTGNIEYVAKAIHAAVTGAGSNAACPCDNKL, from the exons atgtctATGCTTCTTGTCTTGAGAAGACTTAATATTCCCGCTGTAGTACAGCACTTGCAG CAATCCGCGATGTCCATCTACGCCGACGTTCCAAAAGGACCCGCCATCGAGGTATTCGCCCTCACACAGGCCTTCAAGGACGACAGCAATCCCAGCAAGGTCAATTTGTCGGTGGGCG CTTACAGGACAGATGCTGGAGTTCCTTGGGTCTTGCCTGTGGTGCGCAAGACCGAAATCAGCATTGCCAGCGATGAGGCTGTCAACCACGAGTATTTGCCAGTGACTG GACTTGAGACGTTCACCAGTGCGGCCACGGAATTGGTTCTGGGTGCTGATTCCCCGGCCATCAAGGAGAATCGC GCCTTTGGAGTGCAGACCATTTCGGGCACGGGTGCCCTGCGTGTTGCCGCCGATTTTCTGCACATACATCTGAATCGCAATGTGGTTTACTACTCGAACCCCACATGGGAGAATCACCACAAGATCTTTTCCGATGCCGGCTTCACGACCCTGAAATCGTACCGCTACTGGGACCAAAACAAGCGCCAGTTGGACTTCAAAAACATGGTCGCCGATCTGAACGAGGCTCCGCCCGGCGCTGTGATCATTCTGCACGCCTGTGCCCACAATCCCACCGGCATTGATCCCACCCAGGAGCAGTGGACCGAGCTGGCCGATCTGCTGGAGAAGAAGAAGTTGTTCCCGCTGTTCGATTCGGCTTATCAGGGCTTTGCCAGCGGTGATCCTGATCGCGATGCCTGGGCCGTTCGGTACTTCGTGCAGCGTGGCTTTGAGCTCTTCACCTGCCAGTCGTTCGCCAAGAACTTTGGCCTCTACTGCGAACGTGCCGGCAACCTGACGGTGGTGCAAAAGTGTGCCGGTACCAAGGCAGCGATTCACTCCCAGCTGACGTGGATCGTTCGTGGTCAGTACTCGAATCCGCCCGCGTACGGCGCTCGCATCGTTTCCAAGGTCCTGAACACACCGGAGCTGCGCAAGGAGTGGATGGCCTCCATTCAGACCATGTCGAGCCGCATCCGCCAGATGCGTACCGCACTGCGGGACAAGCTGGTCGCCTTGGGCACACCCGGCAACTGGGACCACATTGTCAACCAGATCGGCATGTTCTCCTACACCGGTCTCAACGAAAGCCAGGTACGCGTGCTGATCGACGAGTACCACATTTATCTGCTGAAGACGGGTCGCATCAACATGTGTGGCCTGAATACGGGCAACATTGAGTATGTGGCCAAGGCGATCCATGCCGCGGTCACCGGGGCAGGATCCAACGCTGCCTGTCCTTGCGACAACAAATTGTAA